The nucleotide window ACGGTTTCACTTCTTTTCCGGCGGGTGATTTCTTCTCCGGCCTTTCCTCCCTTCAGGAAATCTTCATCGGTCAGAATCCCTTCTCCCCGTGGCAGATTCCGGAGAGTATCAAAGAGGCCTCGAGTCTGACGACATTTTTAGCTGGTGGAGCCAACATTACAGGTAAAATCCCGGATTACTTTAACTCCACCTATATGCCGAGTTTGACAGACTTGGATTTGGATTCGAATCAGCTGCAAGGCGGGTTGCCTTCGAGTTTCGCGGGTTCGAATATTAACAAACTTAGGTTGGAGAACAATGGGAATCTTAATGGCACTCTTGATGTGTTACAGAACATGACCGAGCTGAATGAAGTTCATTTAAATGGGAATAAGTTCACAGGTCCTTTGCCAGATTTTTCGAATATCAAGAACTTAATATTCTTTGACGTGAGGGATAATCAGCTCACTGGTGTCATTCCTTCTTCATTGGTGAATCAACCCTCCCTAGCTAATGTTACGTTGAGCAACAATTTGTTTCAGGGCCCCAAGCCCAAGTTCAAGAGTGGTGTTGGGTTGGATATGGATGTAGGGAATATGTTTTGCAATCCTAATGTCGGTCAGGATTGCGATCCCCGTGTTGATATATTGCTTTCGATTGCCAGAGACATGGGTTACCCTACTACGTTTGCACAAAATTGGAGGGGGAATGATCCTTGTGATGCCAACGATGGTTCTTGGCTTGGCTTGACATGTTCAGGAGGGAACATTACCAGAATCAGCTTTGGTAAAAGGGGGCTGGCAGGTACAATATCCTCTAACTTTTCCTTGCTTACATCGTTGACAGATTTGAGACTCAATGATAATTTCTTGACTGGGACTATACCTGTGGAGCTTACGAAACTTCCAAACCTTAAGAATGTAGATTTCTCAAACAATAGGCTCTATGGTAAAGTACCTGTGTTTCGAGATGGTGTGGTTGTGAAATTAGAGGGAAACCCTGATATAGGTAAGGACCAGCCTAGCACGCCTAGCGCACCTCCGGTTCCGGCTCCTAATGGTGGAGGTGACAAGAAATCCCAGACTGGTGTGATTATTGGGGTTGTTGTCGGATGTATTGTTGGATTGGTTCTAGTTGGGGTTCTCGTCTTTTGTAtgctgaagaaaaaacagaGGCGTTCTGGTAAAGTGCAAAGTCCAAATTCGTTGGTTATACACCCTCGTCATTCTGGTGATCAAAATGCTGTCAAAATTTCAGTTGCTAATAGGTTAAATAGCACTGGAAATGAGTCTTACAATAGTCCCCCAAATAATGGACCTAATAACATCCAGGTTGAGGCTGGAAATATGATCATTTCTATCCAAGTTTTGAGGAGTGTGACCAATAACTTCAATGAAGATAAGATATTGGGAAAAGGTGGGTTTGGAACTGTGTATGGAGGAGAATTGCATGATGGAACGAAAATTGCAGTGAAGAGAATGGAATCTGGTGTGGTAGCTGAGAAAGGCCTGCATGAGTTCAAGTCTGAGATTGCAGTTCTTACTAAGGTCCGACATCGTCACTTAGTGGGACTTCTTGGATATTGTTTGGATGGGAATGAGAGGCTTCTTGTCTATGAGCACATGCCGCAGGGGACTCTTAGTAGACATTTGTTCAACTGGAAAGAAGAAGGGCTGGAGCCACTTGAATGGACTAGAAGACTGACCATTGCCTTGGATGTTGCGAGAGGGGTTGAATACCTGCACGGTTTGGCCAACGAAATTTTCATTCATAGAGACCTTAAGCCTTCTAATATATTACTTGGAGATGATATGCGGGCGAAAGTGGCGGACTTTGGATTGGTTCGTCTTGCTCCAGCAGGGAAAGCCTCTATAGAGACGAGACTAGCAGGAACTTTTGGCTATTTGGCTCCAGAATATGCAGGTAAACTTCTTATACTCACTATTCTTTTCAGATTAGAGTGTACTGTTTTCTCTATGACGGTTGGTATCTCTGTTAATTATATGAACAGGGCAAGTATGAGATTATATCTCACTGATGTGGTTAGAGAAACTGGCATAGTTTAATCACCTTACGAGATAAGTGACCATCACAGGGTGAAAAATATACTTTTGTCCTGAAACTATAATGACAGTAGGACAGAATTTGACCATATAGAACTTTGGTGTTCTGATCAGCCAAGTACATGTAGGACTAAATTGATATAACTGGAGTTCGCACGTACTAAACTTCATAACTCTACACATTGCAGTATGCACATTCTGAGATAATGATAATTGGGGCATGCTAGGAATGTACTATGTTGTTCAAATTTAGGAATGTGAAGAATACAAAAAGAAACTGATATGGCTAGTAGATGTAGCTGAATTAACCTTGGATTTATTGTATCTGTGCACAAATACTGACATTTTCCTATGGTTCTGCCATTTGGTTAAACTTGCACATCTCTTGAAACATCTTTCATTGAATTGACAACATTTTGTCTTGGACAAATGCCATAACTCAACTCTggacttcttttttctttttttcccccttCTTCATTCTAATAACCTCACAGCAGTTATGCATAATGTTTGTTGTACCTGTTTCCTTGTATTGACAATTAATCATGATATTTTTATGGTATCAGCAACCGGACGGATGACACTCAAGGTAGATGTGTACAGCTTTGGTGTAATATTAATGGAGTTGATCACCGGTAGAAAGGCAATTGACGAAAGCCAGCCTGAGGAGAGTTGTCACCTAGTGACATGGTTTCGTAGAAAGTTCATTAAAACAGATGCACTCCCTGAGATTGTTGATCCAACCATTGATGTCAATGAGGAAACTCTTTCTAGTATAAGCACGGTGGCTCAGCTTGCCGGTCATTGCAGCGCAAGGGAGCCGTACCAAAGGCCTGACATGGGTCATGCAGTCAATGTTCTTTCATCACTTGTTGAGCAGTGGAAGCCCTCTAAACAAGAAGATTTTGATGACATGGATGCAATCAACTTTGATGTGCCACTCAATGAAGCAGTAAAGAGGTGGCAGGCTGCTGAGGGCAAAAGCAACATCGATgactcttcatcttcatcaatatTTCCCAGCGGGGATACTACCCAGACCAGCATACCTAACCGGCCTTCTGGATTTGCTGAGTCTTTTACATCATCAGATGGGCGGTAAAGACATCGAAAGTTACCTTGTGGCTTGTGGTGTTGTTTTTTCCTTCTGCTCCATGTTTGCTCTTGTGCTTTCCTGATCTGACGGTGGATACATTTTTTTCCCATCTTTTGAGTCAGAGTAGTTTAGATTAGGGATAATGTTAGTGATTGTTGTTTTAGCCATGTCGGACGTGTTTCGTTACAAGGAGTCGAGGAATACTTATTCTGGGAATCTGGTAGTCTTATGTGTCAATGGTGAGGCCAACAGAATGGCTATACCTCTTTTGAGTGCGAAATACATCCCATAAAATATGAGAAACTGTGCTAGCCAAGTAGCTAGACAACCGCACAAACCAACCAAATCTTGTTCTACCACAAACATGTGATGGTTCGAAACTAACTAATAAAATTTTTGACGTTACCAATCAccattttcgaaaaaaaaaaatcccttagATATCCGGTGACCAAAAAGTAAAATCTGTTTAATACAGGAAAGACGTACGTATACGTACTGGGCAGGGAACCCTAATCAAAAGTTAAAACGTCCGCGGGGATTAGGAAAGAATCAAAACCATAATCCCATGCGCAAAtcgttgagtttttttttctgattattttccaaaacaagCATACCAAAATCTAAAACACATTCAAAGCACTAGAACCACCCCATGTCCCCATCTCCAGAATTAAAACCCACTTGTTATCACTTTCCTTTCCCCTCCTCTATGTCCGCCGCTTCTTCTTCTCAAATCAAAACCTAAATAGTTGAAACACATAAACCCTAGACCCTAGACACGACTCCACACTTCCCATTCCCCCATATCATAAAAGCTTTTGCTTTCTGTACTCTGTAGCTGTTTTCAATCTCTGGTTTTCTTGGCAAAAAATATAAGTTACATAAACCCCACACCCTATACTCTATGCCCTAGACACGACTCCAAATGGGTTTCTGGGGTTGTGTCTTCGTTTTGCTGTCACTGTCCGCACCTGTGCATTCCCAGTCCCAAAAGCTCAGCGAGGACCAGCCAGCCATGAAAGCTATTCTCGAAAACATCAAACCAAAAGCACCCACGCATTGGTCGTCTGGCGCCGATTGCTGTACCTGGGGGGACGTAACGTGCGAAAATGGCAAGGTGGTCACCATCATGATCAAAGATCAACATCTCTCCGGCTCTCTCCGTCCAGACATCAATAAGCTGACTTCTTTGCTGCGTCTGCACATTATGCGCAACAATCTCACCGGACCCTTCCCAATCCTACAAGGCTTGGCAGAGCTTGAGGAGATTTATGCCAACCAGAACAACTTCACTTATTTTCCAGTAGATGATTTCTTCTCCGGCCTCGATTCCCTTCAAGAATTCCACGTCGACTACAACCCCTTCCAGGCGTGGCAGATTCCGGATAGCACTAAGTTTGCCTCCAAGCTGACCAGTTTCACAGCTGGCGATGCAAACATTTCCGGAAAGATCCCGGAATTTTTTGACAGCAACAATATGCCTAGTTTGGTTACCTTGGAGTTGGCTTATAATAATCTCGAAGGTGAATTGCCTGCCAGTTTTTCCGGTTCCGGGATTCCAGTCCCTTTTGTTGAACAACAACAATAAGCTCAATGGGACTATCTCTGTGTTACAGAACATGACCAGCTTGACTCCAGTTTGGCTACACGGTAATCAATTCACGGGTCCTTTACCAGAATTTTCAGAGCTTACCGACttattggatttgaatttggggCATAACAAGCTCAAAGGTATTGTTCCTGCGTCTTTGCAAAACCTCAGTTTGCTTCAGAATGTCAGTTTGTCCAGCAATTTGCTTCAAGGACTTATGCCCAATTTCACCGGTGGTGCTATTAAGCAAGTGGACGTGACATCTAATAACTTTTGCACCAATGATGCTGGTACTAAATGCGATCCCCGCGTGACTATATTGCTCTCCATTGCCAAAGACATGGGTTACCCTACTGCGTTTGCAGAGAATTGGATAGGGAATGATCCTTGTGGTGGTAGTACTCATTGGACTGGTCTAACATGTTCAGGAAAAGATGACATTACAGTTCTCAATTTTCCCAACATGGGTCTGACGGGTACGATTTCTTCCAATTTTTCATTGCTTACATCCTTGAATAGATTGATACTTAGAGATAATAGTCTAACCGGTATTATACCCCAAGAGCTCACAAATTTGCACAACCTTGAAGAAATAGATCTCTCAAACAATAAACTTTGTGGTAAAGTACCTAGCTTTCGAGAAAACGTGGTGGTTAAGTTAGGAGGAAACCCAGACATAGGTAAGGACCATCCTAGTGGCCCTACTAATGGTGGAGGTAGCAAGAAATCCAAGACTGGTGTGATTGTTGGGGTTGTTATGGGATGTATTGTTGGAGCACTTCtagttggtttgcttgctttttATTTGCTTAAGAGAAAACATAGTCGTTATAGTAAAGTGCAAAGTCCAAATTCATTGGTTATACATCCTCGTCACTCTGGTGATCAAAATGCTGTCAAAATTACTGTTGCTAACAGGGTTAATGGCATTGGAAGTGAAAATCACAGTAACGGACCTAATGATATTCAAGTTGAGGCTGGAAATATGATAATTTCAATCCAGGTTTTGAGGGGTGTGACCAATAACTTCAATGAAGATAATATATTGGGAAAAGGTAGGTTTGGAACTGTGTATGAAGGAGAATTGCATGATGGAACAAAAATTGCAGTGAAGAGAATGGAATCCGGAGTGGTAGCTGAGAAAGGCCTGCATGAGTTCAAGTCTGAGATTGCAGTTCTTACTAAGG belongs to Rosa chinensis cultivar Old Blush chromosome 4, RchiOBHm-V2, whole genome shotgun sequence and includes:
- the LOC112197382 gene encoding receptor protein kinase TMK1 is translated as MGFRGCVMFLFLFLSLCAPVQSQSEDQPAMEDILKSLTSKLPNKWKAGTDCCTWAGVSCDNSNKVTGLVIKELNLTGKLSPAVRNLTSLQSLQLMRNSLTGDFPSLKGLGSLQKVYANENGFTSFPAGDFFSGLSSLQEIFIGQNPFSPWQIPESIKEASSLTTFLAGGANITGKIPDYFNSTYMPSLTDLDLDSNQLQGGLPSSFAGSNINKLRLENNGNLNGTLDVLQNMTELNEVHLNGNKFTGPLPDFSNIKNLIFFDVRDNQLTGVIPSSLVNQPSLANVTLSNNLFQGPKPKFKSGVGLDMDVGNMFCNPNVGQDCDPRVDILLSIARDMGYPTTFAQNWRGNDPCDANDGSWLGLTCSGGNITRISFGKRGLAGTISSNFSLLTSLTDLRLNDNFLTGTIPVELTKLPNLKNVDFSNNRLYGKVPVFRDGVVVKLEGNPDIGKDQPSTPSAPPVPAPNGGGDKKSQTGVIIGVVVGCIVGLVLVGVLVFCMLKKKQRRSGKVQSPNSLVIHPRHSGDQNAVKISVANRLNSTGNESYNSPPNNGPNNIQVEAGNMIISIQVLRSVTNNFNEDKILGKGGFGTVYGGELHDGTKIAVKRMESGVVAEKGLHEFKSEIAVLTKVRHRHLVGLLGYCLDGNERLLVYEHMPQGTLSRHLFNWKEEGLEPLEWTRRLTIALDVARGVEYLHGLANEIFIHRDLKPSNILLGDDMRAKVADFGLVRLAPAGKASIETRLAGTFGYLAPEYAATGRMTLKVDVYSFGVILMELITGRKAIDESQPEESCHLVTWFRRKFIKTDALPEIVDPTIDVNEETLSSISTVAQLAGHCSAREPYQRPDMGHAVNVLSSLVEQWKPSKQEDFDDMDAINFDVPLNEAVKRWQAAEGKSNIDDSSSSSIFPSGDTTQTSIPNRPSGFAESFTSSDGR